In a single window of the Actinomycetota bacterium genome:
- a CDS encoding DUF222 domain-containing protein encodes MSTGPAARPGQHFVERQCAGFVDEQRLLQGHPPHVPGHPPHCATPPLSHPRAHSPAGLGSEFEGLTAAIDAMRRVDADGLSDAELHASVVALQQTEACLRVVKAGLLRRWDARGVWTDDGSRSAAHRLARETNTSVRSAKVEVARARDLAVMSHTAAAITAGRLSLDHVHLFSKARKEPCEAAFAESEEWLVDQCARLRYAQAHKLIDYWRQRADAAAAEEQAERQHLANSLYASTTINGTVVINGQLDAVSGAVFAAELQRLERQLLLADKASLTVRTPTQRRAAALVEMAKRSAASTGGRQRPLVTVLVGEDTLRNMCELSNGTVITPGQAGALLDDAMWESVLFDGPSTVISISNKRRFTATLRRAIEVRDRHCQHLSGCDVTIERCDVDHIVPHRDGGPTSQFNGRLLCPFHNRHRDVSDHNLVQPQPEVPLDERDRIRARLRWRLQHQATDGDGDGDEDDSDR; translated from the coding sequence GTGTCCACCGGCCCGGCCGCCCGCCCTGGCCAGCACTTCGTCGAGCGTCAGTGTGCGGGCTTCGTCGACGAGCAGCGGCTCCTGCAAGGACATCCCCCGCACGTCCCCGGTCACCCTCCTCACTGCGCCACCCCGCCACTGTCACACCCCCGAGCGCATTCCCCCGCCGGCCTCGGGTCGGAGTTCGAGGGGCTCACCGCTGCGATCGATGCCATGCGCCGGGTGGACGCCGACGGTCTGAGTGACGCCGAGTTGCACGCGTCGGTGGTCGCCCTTCAGCAGACCGAGGCCTGCCTGCGCGTGGTGAAGGCAGGCTTGCTGCGGCGCTGGGACGCACGCGGGGTGTGGACCGACGACGGTTCACGCAGCGCCGCTCACCGCCTCGCGCGCGAAACAAACACCTCAGTGCGCTCCGCGAAGGTCGAAGTCGCCCGGGCCCGTGATCTGGCCGTGATGTCCCACACCGCGGCGGCGATCACCGCCGGGCGGCTGTCGCTCGACCACGTCCACCTGTTCTCCAAGGCACGCAAGGAGCCCTGCGAGGCGGCGTTCGCCGAAAGCGAGGAGTGGCTGGTCGATCAATGCGCCAGGCTGCGGTACGCGCAGGCCCACAAGCTGATCGACTACTGGCGCCAACGCGCCGACGCCGCCGCTGCAGAAGAACAAGCCGAACGGCAGCACTTGGCGAACTCGCTGTACGCCTCGACGACCATCAACGGCACTGTGGTGATCAACGGCCAGCTCGACGCCGTCTCGGGCGCGGTGTTCGCCGCCGAACTCCAACGGCTCGAACGCCAACTGCTGCTCGCGGACAAGGCATCGCTGACCGTGCGCACCCCCACGCAGCGCCGCGCCGCGGCACTGGTCGAGATGGCGAAACGCTCAGCCGCGTCCACAGGCGGCCGGCAGCGGCCGCTCGTCACCGTGCTCGTCGGCGAAGACACGCTGCGCAACATGTGCGAGCTGTCCAACGGCACCGTCATCACCCCCGGCCAAGCTGGCGCACTGCTCGACGACGCAATGTGGGAGTCGGTGCTGTTCGACGGACCGTCCACCGTCATCTCGATCAGCAACAAGCGCCGCTTCACCGCCACGCTGCGACGCGCGATCGAGGTCCGCGACCGCCACTGCCAACACCTCTCCGGCTGCGACGTGACCATCGAACGCTGCGACGTCGACCACATCGTCCCCCACCGCGACGGCGGCCCGACCAGCCAGTTCAACGGACGGCTGCTCTGCCCCTTCCACAACCGCCACCGCGACGTCAGCGACCACAACTTGGTGCAACCACAACCTGAAGTCCCACTCGACGAGCGTGACCGCATCCGCGCCCGACTTCGCTGGCGCCTCCAACACCAAGCCACCGACGGCGACGGCGACGGCGACGAGGACGACAGCGACAGGTAG
- a CDS encoding type II toxin-antitoxin system VapC family toxin — MIVVDASILVTALGDDGSDGDRARSRLEGERLAAPHLIDLEVTSAWRRLAASGDLDPRRAQFALDDLRALRIQRPHGSTGAGAGDNLTSTTRLAGQMGASSHRRRTTGRSVGPEMRDRAAHLT; from the coding sequence GTGATCGTCGTCGATGCCAGCATTCTGGTGACGGCTCTCGGCGACGACGGCAGCGACGGCGACCGGGCGCGCAGTCGGCTGGAGGGTGAACGGCTTGCCGCGCCACACCTCATCGACCTCGAGGTGACCTCTGCGTGGCGCCGCCTGGCGGCGTCGGGCGATCTCGATCCTCGGCGGGCGCAGTTCGCACTCGACGACCTTCGTGCACTCCGCATCCAGCGTCCCCACGGCTCCACCGGGGCGGGAGCTGGCGACAACCTCACCTCTACGACACGCCTCGCTGGCCAGATGGGCGCGTCTTCTCACCGCAGACGCACGACTGGCCGGAGCGTCGGGCCTGAAATGCGAGATCGAGCTGCTCACTTGACATGA
- a CDS encoding sigma-70 family RNA polymerase sigma factor, with protein sequence MAALSTPEPGTGSGMPRAELEGLFAVERAGMVKMATLLVGSHAVAEEVVQDAFISVGNRWSSIERPGAYLRTTVVRGCAAVLRRRSIEHRHSVRLTDEAVVELPTQLIELRDALDRLTDRQRIVVVLRYFVDVGDDEIATALGVRPPTVRSLARRALSTLRKELT encoded by the coding sequence ATGGCTGCGCTATCGACACCGGAGCCCGGAACGGGCTCGGGGATGCCCCGGGCGGAGCTCGAGGGCTTGTTCGCCGTCGAACGCGCCGGCATGGTGAAGATGGCGACGTTGCTCGTGGGCTCACACGCGGTGGCCGAAGAGGTCGTGCAGGACGCGTTCATCTCGGTCGGCAACCGCTGGTCGTCGATCGAACGCCCCGGTGCCTACCTGCGCACCACGGTCGTGCGCGGCTGTGCAGCCGTGCTGCGGCGGCGCTCGATCGAGCACCGCCACTCGGTGCGGCTGACCGACGAAGCTGTGGTGGAGCTCCCGACTCAGCTCATCGAGCTGCGCGATGCCTTGGACCGGCTCACTGATCGCCAGCGGATCGTCGTCGTGTTGCGCTACTTCGTCGACGTCGGCGACGACGAGATCGCAACTGCTCTCGGGGTGAGGCCGCCGACCGTTCGCTCGCTGGCCCGCCGAGCCCTGTCGACCCTAAGAAAGGAGCTCACATGA
- a CDS encoding ABC transporter permease, with translation MSTTWQVWLVARRELRERIHSKGLWAGTALMLLVVVAAIAIPSLADSGPVTMDVGFTGSTPDDLSMVVTEMGRGVDVTVRVHDYGDVDAGMEAVRGEHIDALVVDASRLMWLGTPNERLRAVLTGAIQVVAVQERAAAAGISADQLAELTAPVEVDNVELGITSGRSPDDETAAAIMSVLLIVAIASYGQLVLIGVAQEKSSRVVEVLLARMPARTLLAGKVLGIGLVGFAQFVLTALVALVTALVVDAADIPAIGGDVLAWVVVWFVLGYAFYAMAYGAFGSLASRTEDASSIATPVTTLLIVAYWAAYVPVAGDPEGAWAKLVSYLPPTAPFAMPARIALGTATWWEPFLSAGIAVAAIAALVVFAGRVYTGAILRTGATVKLQDVWRSTPPSSRSDL, from the coding sequence GTGAGCACCACATGGCAGGTCTGGTTGGTGGCCCGCCGAGAGCTTCGCGAGCGCATCCATTCGAAGGGGCTCTGGGCAGGCACGGCGCTGATGCTGCTCGTCGTCGTGGCGGCCATCGCCATACCGTCGCTGGCCGACAGCGGCCCGGTCACGATGGACGTCGGCTTCACAGGATCCACCCCCGACGACCTCTCGATGGTGGTCACCGAGATGGGCCGAGGTGTCGACGTGACGGTGCGTGTCCACGACTACGGCGATGTGGACGCCGGGATGGAGGCAGTCCGCGGCGAACACATCGACGCGCTCGTCGTCGACGCCTCGCGACTGATGTGGCTAGGGACGCCAAACGAACGCCTACGTGCGGTGCTGACAGGAGCGATTCAAGTGGTGGCAGTGCAAGAGCGTGCCGCCGCGGCAGGCATCAGCGCCGACCAGCTCGCCGAGTTGACCGCACCTGTCGAGGTCGACAACGTCGAGTTGGGCATCACCTCGGGGCGCAGCCCCGACGACGAGACGGCCGCCGCCATCATGTCCGTCCTGCTGATCGTGGCCATCGCGTCCTACGGGCAGCTGGTGCTCATCGGCGTCGCGCAGGAGAAGTCGAGCCGCGTCGTCGAGGTGCTGCTCGCCCGCATGCCGGCCCGCACCCTGCTCGCCGGCAAGGTGCTCGGCATCGGTCTGGTCGGGTTCGCCCAGTTCGTGCTGACCGCGCTGGTCGCGCTGGTCACCGCGCTCGTCGTCGACGCCGCCGACATCCCCGCGATCGGTGGCGACGTGCTGGCCTGGGTGGTGGTGTGGTTCGTGCTCGGCTACGCCTTCTATGCGATGGCGTACGGGGCGTTCGGCTCGCTCGCGTCGCGAACAGAAGACGCCTCCAGCATCGCCACCCCGGTGACGACACTGCTGATCGTCGCCTATTGGGCCGCATACGTCCCGGTTGCCGGCGATCCAGAAGGCGCCTGGGCCAAGCTCGTCTCGTACCTACCCCCAACCGCACCGTTCGCGATGCCGGCGCGCATCGCGTTAGGAACGGCGACCTGGTGGGAGCCGTTCCTGTCTGCGGGCATCGCCGTTGCCGCCATCGCCGCGCTGGTCGTGTTCGCCGGCCGGGTGTACACCGGCGCAATCCTCCGCACCGGCGCCACCGTCAAACTGCAGGACGTCTGGCGCTCGACCCCACCCAGTTCTCGGTCGGATTTGTGA
- a CDS encoding ATP-binding cassette domain-containing protein: MLEFDNASKQFGQLAALDGCSFTVLPGRLTGFLGPNGAGKTTAMRAVFGLLHLDTGEVRWRGGPIGAAERKTFGYMPEERGLYPRMRVREQLVYFGELCGRSSGEVRRSVDTWLELLGLADRRDAQVDALSHGNQQRVQLIAALVNQPELLVLDEPFSGLDPLAMATMGDLLAEVAAAGATVLFSSHQLDLVEDLCQDVVVIDHGRIVLAGELDEIRSAVPERFVHIRYRGESPDWSMLHSVELVEVKEGEVLLRVADDADLTAVVAMARQAPEVISFTYQPPTLSELFHRAVAP, translated from the coding sequence ATGCTGGAGTTCGACAACGCGAGTAAGCAGTTCGGACAGCTCGCCGCACTCGACGGGTGCAGCTTTACCGTCCTACCGGGGAGATTGACCGGCTTCCTCGGACCCAACGGTGCGGGCAAGACGACGGCGATGCGCGCCGTGTTCGGCCTGCTTCATCTCGATACGGGCGAGGTGCGCTGGCGAGGTGGCCCGATCGGTGCCGCAGAGCGCAAGACGTTCGGGTACATGCCCGAGGAGCGGGGCCTCTACCCCCGCATGCGGGTGCGTGAACAGCTCGTCTACTTCGGTGAGCTGTGCGGACGCTCGAGTGGAGAGGTCCGGCGCAGTGTCGACACCTGGCTCGAGCTCCTCGGCCTGGCAGACCGCCGCGATGCCCAAGTGGACGCGTTGTCGCACGGGAACCAGCAGCGCGTCCAGCTGATCGCCGCGCTCGTCAACCAGCCGGAGCTGCTCGTGCTCGACGAACCCTTCTCCGGGCTCGATCCGCTGGCGATGGCCACGATGGGCGATCTGCTCGCCGAGGTCGCCGCTGCGGGGGCGACGGTGCTGTTCTCGAGCCACCAGCTCGACCTGGTCGAGGATCTGTGCCAGGACGTCGTGGTCATCGACCACGGCCGGATCGTTCTGGCCGGGGAGCTCGACGAGATCCGCAGCGCGGTGCCGGAGCGGTTCGTCCACATCCGGTACCGCGGCGAGTCACCCGACTGGTCGATGTTGCACTCCGTCGAACTCGTCGAGGTCAAAGAGGGTGAGGTACTGCTCCGTGTAGCTGACGACGCCGACCTCACCGCGGTGGTCGCGATGGCCCGCCAAGCGCCGGAGGTCATCTCGTTCACCTATCAGCCGCCGACGCTGTCGGAGCTCTTCCACCGGGCCGTGGCCCCGTGA
- a CDS encoding AAA family ATPase: protein MEGLSEVEIGSRKARTLVKVLALARASPVSVPALADILWADDARPARPTEQVGVLVSRLRRVLGADRLTRSEGGFALHVDWLDVDELSALVEDAAGALQAGRLGAARAASTAALELARGVLLPDDEGEWLEAERAASSAVTARARGVAAEAALIAGDHLAAELAAEAALAHDPYDEATLRVLMRAQVAGARPASALASYARARERLAEHLGVSPSPETEALHTKVLTGAADIVPIPTRARSELIGRDEELQVLEKQLQQARGRVRLVLVVGEAGVGKSAVVQAFVERASVAGVRVITASADELGRDLPLQPIIDALAHDGALAQFGPSDRLTAGSRLDTRADRFRWFGAVLERLMAAPAPAVLVVDDVQWADSATREWLSWVQGQDGALLVIAITRSGDTIASAHEVALDPLDQDAVGTLIGSSDPSRTASVHARSGGNPLFALALAGAPDDALPESVQQVVASTLARLDPLDVELLRAVAVLDASLDVDLVAGVLRQPAIELIGRLERAAGVGLLVERGTGYEFRHALMREALAESTGTARAALLHREAARLLDDRPARDPLAVAVHAGLGGASEIAGRAYREAAMVSFGRADLAAAETQMRASLDAAESAETHRALALVLMAGRRMDEAAAAAERAMALDGSAEALETAGWIDYYRRRYDRARRFADEAVARAAPGSAVRASALALGGRIRHGIGDTSVAGERLVEALDGPPAVRGVAEVWLGHVRLHEGRPDDALELVEHALLDPDHIAHPFAPLHGRFARVMALGQLGRLGDAMNACDDLREATRRAGTPGTRFVAVELNVRSWLLRGAGRSAEAIDLNRSAIEHNGAVDGSGPSSDALAEAYWVAWLDLADGYLAGGDASTAAALLQTLNAIDTWDGTMAWHQRHRLGLIRSRVARAGGDDPAAAQLACDVVTSAAALGTARYEALAHVQLALAGGDRDTDRVARSVGVLRRCAALELPALLEELDQSGLAG, encoded by the coding sequence GTGGAAGGTCTGAGCGAAGTCGAGATCGGCAGCCGCAAGGCCCGCACTCTCGTGAAGGTGCTGGCGTTGGCTCGCGCTAGCCCGGTGTCGGTGCCGGCGCTCGCCGACATCTTGTGGGCCGACGACGCCCGCCCGGCGCGGCCGACGGAGCAGGTCGGCGTGCTCGTGTCCCGTCTGCGTCGGGTGCTCGGCGCTGACCGGCTGACCCGATCGGAGGGCGGGTTTGCGCTCCACGTCGACTGGCTCGACGTCGACGAGCTGAGCGCGCTGGTCGAAGACGCTGCCGGAGCGCTCCAAGCGGGCCGCCTCGGCGCGGCTCGCGCCGCGAGCACTGCTGCGCTCGAGCTGGCCCGGGGCGTGTTGCTGCCCGACGACGAGGGGGAGTGGCTGGAGGCGGAGCGGGCTGCGTCGTCCGCGGTCACCGCCCGCGCCCGCGGTGTGGCTGCGGAGGCCGCGCTGATAGCGGGAGATCACCTCGCCGCCGAGCTGGCGGCCGAAGCCGCGCTCGCCCACGACCCGTACGACGAAGCCACATTGCGGGTGTTGATGAGGGCGCAGGTCGCCGGGGCACGACCGGCCTCCGCCCTCGCGTCGTACGCGCGGGCGCGGGAGCGTCTCGCCGAGCACCTCGGCGTGTCGCCGAGCCCGGAGACGGAGGCACTCCACACGAAGGTGCTGACCGGGGCGGCAGACATCGTCCCGATACCGACCCGGGCGCGCTCGGAGCTGATCGGTCGCGATGAGGAACTGCAGGTTCTGGAGAAGCAGCTCCAGCAAGCACGTGGGCGTGTGCGCCTCGTGCTGGTGGTCGGTGAGGCCGGCGTCGGCAAGAGCGCGGTGGTGCAGGCCTTCGTCGAGCGTGCCTCCGTGGCGGGGGTCCGCGTGATCACAGCGAGCGCCGACGAGCTCGGCCGCGACCTGCCCCTGCAGCCGATCATCGACGCGCTGGCTCACGACGGCGCGTTGGCGCAGTTCGGTCCTTCCGACAGGCTCACGGCCGGCTCGCGTCTCGATACCCGTGCGGACCGGTTCAGGTGGTTCGGAGCCGTGCTCGAGCGCCTGATGGCTGCGCCGGCGCCGGCGGTGCTCGTCGTCGACGACGTCCAGTGGGCCGACTCGGCCACACGGGAGTGGCTGAGCTGGGTGCAGGGCCAAGACGGTGCCCTGCTGGTGATCGCGATCACGCGGTCGGGCGACACGATCGCAAGCGCGCACGAGGTAGCGCTCGACCCCCTCGACCAGGACGCGGTCGGGACCCTCATCGGCAGCAGCGATCCATCTCGCACAGCATCTGTGCACGCCCGCAGCGGCGGCAATCCGCTGTTCGCCCTGGCGCTGGCCGGCGCGCCCGACGATGCGCTGCCGGAGTCGGTGCAGCAGGTCGTCGCCAGCACGCTTGCCAGGCTCGATCCACTCGACGTCGAGCTGCTGCGCGCTGTCGCTGTGCTCGACGCGTCTCTCGACGTCGACCTCGTCGCTGGCGTGCTGCGCCAGCCCGCGATCGAGCTGATCGGGCGGTTGGAACGCGCGGCCGGCGTCGGCCTGCTGGTCGAGCGCGGGACGGGGTACGAGTTCCGTCACGCGCTGATGCGCGAGGCACTCGCCGAGAGCACGGGCACGGCCCGCGCCGCGCTGTTGCATCGCGAAGCCGCGCGCTTGCTCGACGACCGGCCGGCCCGTGACCCGCTCGCCGTCGCCGTGCACGCCGGCCTCGGCGGCGCGAGCGAGATTGCCGGCCGCGCGTACAGGGAGGCCGCGATGGTGTCGTTCGGGCGGGCCGACCTCGCCGCCGCCGAGACACAGATGCGAGCTTCGCTGGATGCTGCCGAATCCGCCGAGACGCACCGCGCGCTTGCACTCGTGCTGATGGCCGGGCGGCGGATGGACGAGGCCGCCGCGGCAGCCGAGCGGGCGATGGCGCTCGACGGCTCCGCCGAGGCGCTGGAAACCGCGGGCTGGATCGACTATTACCGGCGCCGCTACGACAGGGCGCGGCGCTTCGCCGACGAGGCAGTGGCGCGGGCGGCGCCCGGGAGTGCGGTTCGGGCGAGCGCGCTGGCGCTCGGCGGGCGCATCCGCCACGGCATCGGCGACACGTCGGTCGCGGGGGAGAGGCTGGTCGAAGCGCTCGACGGGCCCCCCGCGGTGCGAGGCGTGGCAGAGGTGTGGCTCGGTCACGTCCGGCTGCACGAGGGCCGACCCGACGACGCGCTCGAGCTCGTCGAGCACGCGCTCCTCGATCCCGACCACATCGCCCATCCGTTCGCGCCGCTCCACGGGCGGTTCGCCCGAGTCATGGCGCTCGGTCAGTTGGGCCGGCTGGGTGACGCGATGAACGCCTGCGACGACCTGCGTGAGGCGACCCGGCGCGCCGGAACCCCGGGCACGCGCTTCGTGGCCGTTGAGCTGAACGTTCGTTCCTGGCTGCTGCGCGGGGCCGGTCGCTCCGCCGAGGCGATCGACCTCAACCGATCCGCGATCGAGCACAACGGCGCAGTCGACGGATCGGGCCCGTCCTCGGACGCGCTGGCGGAGGCGTACTGGGTGGCGTGGCTGGACCTCGCCGACGGCTACCTCGCCGGCGGCGATGCGTCCACCGCCGCTGCACTGCTGCAGACGCTCAACGCGATCGACACCTGGGACGGAACGATGGCGTGGCACCAGCGCCACCGACTCGGGCTGATCCGTTCTCGCGTCGCCCGAGCGGGCGGCGACGATCCGGCCGCGGCGCAGCTTGCGTGCGACGTTGTGACGAGTGCGGCTGCGCTCGGCACGGCACGCTACGAGGCGCTCGCCCACGTTCAGCTCGCGCTGGCGGGTGGCGACCGCGACACCGATCGCGTCGCCCGCTCGGTCGGCGTACTCCGTCGCTGTGCCGCGCTCGAGTTGCCCGCGTTGTTGGAGGAGCTCGACCAGTCCGGTCTTGCGGGCTAG
- a CDS encoding aminoglycoside phosphotransferase — translation MNPIPRPLASSVDELLAGTRRLGEHQPASSRSGAHFEQLELDGERCVVKYVHPDSDFTMRVSGDIGCRSRRVWALGMMDVAADVVDHATIGAAPWGRNGWGVALLMRDVSAQLVPADEEPLPEEHHLRFVDHCTAMAARTWGWHDDFDLLPHRLRWQWFGRGQLEGERQLGFPEPVPRIAVEGWQRFAERVPAPLGAAVEELRTDATPLSEALLTTPQTFLDGDWKLSNLGIGDDGRTILLDWAYPGEGPICHELGWYLALNRARLPAGHTKESTITEFEAALRRHGVETDAWFARQLDLCMLGALVQFGWEKALGDDEELGWWCTAASAGLERL, via the coding sequence ATGAACCCGATCCCGCGCCCGCTTGCCTCATCAGTCGACGAGTTGCTCGCGGGCACGCGCCGTCTCGGCGAGCACCAGCCGGCTAGCTCACGCTCTGGTGCTCACTTCGAGCAGCTCGAGCTCGACGGCGAGCGTTGCGTCGTCAAGTACGTGCACCCCGACAGCGACTTCACGATGCGGGTGTCGGGTGACATCGGGTGCCGCTCGCGGCGGGTGTGGGCGTTGGGGATGATGGACGTGGCCGCCGACGTCGTCGACCACGCCACCATCGGCGCAGCGCCGTGGGGCAGGAACGGCTGGGGTGTCGCGCTGCTGATGCGTGACGTATCGGCACAACTCGTTCCAGCCGACGAAGAGCCACTGCCTGAGGAGCACCACCTTCGCTTTGTCGACCATTGCACGGCGATGGCGGCACGTACGTGGGGGTGGCACGACGATTTCGACCTGCTGCCGCACCGGCTGCGATGGCAGTGGTTCGGGCGCGGTCAGCTGGAAGGCGAGCGCCAGCTCGGATTCCCCGAACCCGTTCCACGGATCGCCGTCGAAGGCTGGCAACGCTTTGCCGAGCGTGTCCCCGCACCGCTCGGGGCAGCCGTCGAGGAGCTGCGCACCGATGCGACGCCGCTCTCCGAAGCGCTCTTGACCACACCACAGACGTTCCTCGACGGCGACTGGAAGCTGAGCAACCTCGGGATCGGCGATGACGGCCGCACGATCCTGCTCGACTGGGCGTACCCGGGCGAAGGCCCGATCTGCCACGAGCTCGGTTGGTACCTGGCCCTGAACAGGGCACGCCTGCCGGCCGGCCACACGAAGGAGTCGACGATCACCGAGTTCGAGGCGGCACTGCGCCGCCACGGCGTCGAAACCGACGCCTGGTTCGCGCGTCAGCTCGACCTTTGCATGCTCGGTGCCCTGGTGCAGTTCGGCTGGGAGAAGGCGCTCGGCGACGATGAGGAGCTGGGCTGGTGGTGCACCGCCGCGAGCGCCGGGCTGGAACGGCTGTGA